The following DNA comes from Myxococcales bacterium.
CTTGGCGATGCGGTTGAACTCGAGGGCGGAGTAGAGCCGACTGCTGCTTGCGGGTGACGCGAGCACGGCGTCAGCGACCCCCGCAGCGCGGGAGCTGATCCAGTCGGTGAACCCTTGCCACGCAAGATCACTGACCTGCCCCGTCAGCTGATTGTCGCCCTCCCAGTTGGAGATCACGAAGGTCTTGCCGGGATGCGTCGCGAGCAAGTGCTGCCCGAGCGCGGCGATCTCGGCGCGCTCGGCGGCGATCTCCGTGCTGTCGTAGCCGTCGACGAACGTGATGGCGTTGTCCGCGACGCTGTACGCGGTGATCCAGATGGTGTCGAAGCGGGGGTCGCCGAACAGCTTGGCGTAGGCCGGGCTCTTGGCGGCGGCGAGCAGCGTGAAATTGCCCGACGGGTTCACGCCGTAGCTGTTGGCGGGGCCCAGATACACGCGGATGGCCCGACTTCCGGCCTCCGCAACTCGATCCGCGCCCCACGACAAGAGCTCGGCGCCCTTTGCAGGGGCGGGAGCGAAGCCCCAAGCGTACAAGCCGATCCTTCGCTTGGGGTCCGTCGCGACCGTGTAGTCGCAGGCATCGACGTCGAACTTGGGGGAGCAAGGACCGGAGCTGCAGTCTTCGACGACACACGGTAGCGAACACAGGCCGCCGTCGCAGGTTGCACCGCCCGTGCCCCCGCTCCCGCCGCCTCCGCTAGCTGCTGCGCTTCCACCTGTGCCTCCGGCTCCCGCGGCCGCTCCGGCGCCTCCGCTCCCGGCGCTCGATCCGCCCGCGCCGCCGCTTCCGCCCGCGCCGCCGGCTCCGCCCGCGCCACCGCCCGCTCCGGCGGAGCTGCTGTCGTCACTCGAGCACGCGACGCAGGCCGCGAGCAGTGCGCCTGCGAGGAAGGTCGTGGCGGTGCGAAGCGGATTCATTCCTGGATGGCGGAGCGAAGCGAGCGGGCGGCGTGTACTGCGGCTCGGTGGCCGCTGCGCCGCGGTCAAGGTTTGACGCTCGGATCCCAGCAGCAACGGAAGCCGATTTCAGGCGCTTGCTTGTCACGGGGCTCGGACAGCCACGAGCTGCACTTCAGGTTGCCCTCGGCCTCGTTGTATGAACCACCCCGCGTGCGGCACGGCGCAGTCGCCACAGAAGAGCCCGAGCAGGAGTCTTCCCACTCCCGGACGTTGCCACTCATCCCGAACGCTCCACTGCTGAAACTCACGCACTTGTCTTTGGTTTTGACACCCACGGCTCCCAGCGCGGGCACGTCCGCACATCGTTTAGGTTCGTAGCTCGGGCCGTAGGAATAATCGTCGAGGGCGGTCGGCCCGGCACAGGCGGCGAACCATTGGTTTACGGATGCTTTGGCCTCGTTGCCGTCGCCAGACGGGCCGGTCGGGATGGCGCCGCACAGTCTCTTGCCTGCCCATTTGCAGTACGCATAGGCGCTGCACCAGTTGACGCAGCGCACCGGAAAGTCGAGATCGTTGCCCGCGCTCAGATCCGGGCAGCCGGCCCCGGTGTCGAGCGAGTAATCCGTGCCGCAGGCGCTGAGCCCCGTCGGGGTCACCACCACCTTCTGCTCCTCCAAGAACTTGGCGTACTGGGCCTGCGTCACTTCCGTCTCGTCGACGCAGAAATTCCCGACGGGAAGCAGAATGGGCCCGGTCCCTCCCGCGGGACAGGAAAACCCCGCATCGAAGCTGATTCCCCCTGCGCCCGTCGCGCCGCCAACTCCCGCGCCGCCGCCGTTCGGGTTGCCCCCGGTCGTATTGCCACCGGTGCTCGCGCCGCCGGTACTCGCACCGCCCGTGTTCGCACCGCCGGTCCCGCTCCCGCCGCTGCCTTGCGCGTCGTTCGTGGTCGACGACGAACAGGCGCCGAACAGCGCCAACGGACCGGCGATCACCAGGACTCCGAGAACCCGCACGCGACCAAGCCTATCAGCTCGCGCCGCGCCGCGCATCATCGCGGAGTTTTCCCGGGCAGAGCGCCGTGGTACCGGGCGCCTCGTGACGTCGGAATACGAGCCCGTCATTGGACTCGAGGTCCACGCCCAGCTGCTCACGGAGACCAAGCTCTTCTGCGGCTGCGCTACGCGTTTTGGCGAAACTCCGAACCAGAACGTGTGCCCCGTATGTCTGGGTCTGCCCGGCTCCCTGCCGGTGATCAATCGCCGCGCCGTCGAGCTGGCGGTGCGCGCGGCGACGGCCCTCGGCTGCACCGTGCACGAGCGGAGCATCTTTGCCCGGAAGAACTACTTCTATCCGGATCTACCGAAGGGTTACCAGATCAGCCAGTTCGAGCGCCCGCTCGCCACCGGCGGCCATCTGGACCTCGAGCTCGACGGCCGGGTGAAGCGCGCGCGGCTCACGCGCATCCACATGGAAGAGGACGCCGGCAAGAACGTGCATGGGGTCGGCGGCGACTCGCTCGTGGACCTGAACCGCGCCGGTACACCCCTGATGGAGATCGTCGGCGAGCCGGACCTCGGGAGCGCGGCCGAGGCCGCCGCGTACCTGCGGGCGCTGCGCGACGTGCTAGTCGCGCTCGGAGTCAACGACGGCAACCTCGAGGAGGGCAGCTTTCGCTGCGATGCAAACGTCTCGGTGCGGCCTGTGGGTACTTCCACGCTCGGTACGCGCACCGAGATCAAGAACGTGAACAGCTTTCGCTTCGTGCAGCGCGCCATCGAGCTGGAGATCTCCCGGCAGATCTCGGTCCTCGCAGCGGGCGGTCGTGTCATCCAGGAGACGCGGGGCTTCGACGCGGACGCCGGCCGCACCTACTCGCTGCGCTCCAAGGAAGAGGCCCACGACTATCGCTATTTTCCCGACCCGGATCTGCCGCCGCTCGGCGTCGATGACGCGCTTCGCGCCGCGGCCCTCGCCGACTTGCCGGAGTTACCCGCGGCCAAGCGCGCGCGCTATCAAACCGAGCTGGGTCTGAGCGCGCAGACCGCGCTCGTCTTGACTGGGCACCCCGCGACTGGGCGCTTCTTCGAACAGACGCTGCTCGGCTACCCGGATGCCGTGAAGGCTGCGAACTTCATCCAGACCGAGGTCCTGCGAGACGCGAAGCTGCATGGGCTCCAGGCGTCGTTCAGCGTCTCGCCGGCCCAGGTCGCCGAGTTACTCGGCCTGATCGACGCCCGGAAGATCAGCGGCAAACAGGCCAAGGAGGTGTTTGCCGCCATCTCCGGCAGCGCGGACATGCCTGTCGATGTCGTTCAGGCGCGCGGGCTCGCCGTCGTTGCCGACGAGAGCCAGCTCTTGCCCATCTGCCAGCGTCTGATCGCCGACAACCCGAAACAAGCGGAGCAGGTCCGCGCCGGGAAGAAAGGCATGCTGGGTTTTTTCGTGGGCCAGGTGATGAAGGCCACGGGCGGCGCCGCGGACCCTCAGCTCGTGAGCCAGCTCTTCGACAGACTGCTTCAAGGACCGACGAGTTAGATGCCCATCGACCACAAACACCCGATTTCCGGCGCCAGTTACTCGGCCGTCGAGCTGGCCGAGGACAACGCGGCGGTCCTGATGCTGGACCAGCGTCGCCTCCCGACCGAGGAGATCTACGAACGGCTGCGCTCGTCGAGCGAGGTCGCCCGAGGGATCCGCGACATGGTCGTGCGCGGGGCGCCCGCGATCGGTGTCGCTGCCGCGTACGGCGTCGTGCTGGCGGCGCGCCAGGCAAAGAGCCTGGACGAGCTCGGCGCGCTGGCGCTCGAGATCCGCAGCGCGCGACCCACGGCGGTCAACCTGATGTGGGCGGTGGATCGCATGCTGTCCGCAGCGCAGGCATTCGGTCGCGTCGATGTCGCCATGCTCGCGGCCGAAGCCCGGACGCTGCACCGCGACGACGTGGCCGCCAATCGCAAGCTCGGCGCGCTCGGCGCAGAACGTGTGCCTGATGGCGCAACCATCCTCACCCACTGCAACGCCGGCGCCCTGGCGACCGGGGGGTACGGCTCCGCGCTCGGTGTCATTCGCGCAGCCGTGGGTGCGGGCAAACGCGTGCGGGTGCTCGCCGACGAGACCCGGCCGTATCTACAGGGCCTGCGCCTGACGGCGTGGGAGCTGCACCAGGATGGCATCCCGGTCGAGATCCTCACCGACGGGATGGCGGGCTGGTTCTTCGCCCAGAACGCCATCGACCTCAGCGTCGTCGGCGCCGACCGCATTGCTCGCAACGGCGACGTCGCCAACAAGATCGGCACCTATTCGGTCGCCTGCCTGTCCCGTGCCCACGAGCGCCCCTTCTACGTCGCCGCGCCCTGGTCGACGGTCGACGTGGATTGCGCGACAGGCGAGTCGATCCCCATCGAAGAGCGCAGCCCGACCGAGATCACCCACTTCGGTGGGCGGCGCATCGCGCCGGAGGGTGTTGGCGCGCGAAACCCCGCGTTCGACGTGACACCGGCGCGGCTGGTGAACGCCATTTTCACCGAGCGGGGTGTGATCGATCCGGTGAATGAGAGCAGCGTGACGCGGCTCGCCGGCGGCGCCTGAGGCCGCGCGAAGGGGTACCGCAGCCGGGCGGAGCGAGCCCGCCCGGTGTCCGTCACCTAGAGCGCCGAACAGGTTGAACGTCGTTTGTTTTCCGGGACTTGCAAGGTGTTCGGCGCTCGCGTGCGGAGCGCGCACGGCCGAAGGCCGGGGGTTTAGGGCGTAGCCCCAACGTAAAGGTCCTAGAACACGAGCAGCGCAAGCTGATCGGTGTTCTAGGCCGGTTGGGCCGCCAGCTTGACCAGGCGCGCGGGGTGGGAAACGCTTCCCTTCGCGAGCCCTTGCCCCGCTTCGGGCGTCGCTTCGAGGTGCAGCATGCGGCGTCCGCTCCGAAATCCAGGTTCAGCGCTCGGTCTCTCGCTCTGCTTCTTGCTCGCGGCGTGCAGCGCGAACGACGGAGGCGGCGGTCAAGGTGGCGCGGGAGCAGGGGGCAGCGGCGGCCTCGCGATTGGCGGCAGCGGCGGCTCGCTCAACGTTGGCGGAGGTGGCAGCGGCGGCGCGGCCGGCTCGAGCGGTGGCACGACTGGTGTTTGTGACCAGGCGGTCGACATCGTGTTCGTGATGGACGTGTCGACGAGCATGGGCGCGTTCCTGAGCAAGCTGGCCGGAGAGATCGAGGCCGTGGACAAGGCCGTCCAGACCCTGAACCTCAAGCAGCCTCCGCACTACGGCCTGGTCGTGTTCGTGGACGACACGCTGTTCGCGAACTCCTCCCAGCCGTACTCGGATGTGGCGGCTCTCAAGACCGATTTTCAGTCGTGGGCCAGCTTCACCTCGAGCAACCAGCAGACCGCGGGGGAAACTCCAACACGACCTACCCGGAGAACAGCCTCGACGGTTTGTATCGCGCAGCGAAGGAGTTCGCCTGGCGGCCGAAGTCGAGCACGCTGCGCATCGTGATCCACACGACGGACGACACCTTCGTGCAGGGGCCGACGACGTTCAACGGTGTGCAAGTGCTGCACAACTACCCGGAGACCGTGAAGGCGCTGCAAGACGAGCAGGTTCGGGTCTTCTCCTTCGCCTCGAAGCTCGGCGGTCCGCTCGAGAGCGACGACGTCAGCGGCGGCTGGTTTGCGCCGGTCGCCGGCAGCCCGACGGTGCCGGACGCGACCGGCGGCGGTGTGTACGAGCTCGACAGTGTGCTGAGCGGCGGGGTCTCTCTATCCGCTGCCATCCCCGCCGCCGTCAAGGACACCTATTGCAAGCCGTATCCCACTCCCAAGTGAAATGCGCGCTGTGACGCCTGATCACCCCCGGCGCACTTTGCAGCCGGGGCGGCTGGTCCTAGATTCCGGCAAGCTGTGAGCTCCGAACCCGAAAAACCTGCGGTCCCGATGCTTGGGCGGCGCGATCCGAAGCCGGCGTGGCTGAAGGTCAAGGCGCCGGGCGGCGAGCGTTACACGGCGTTGAAACAGACCTTCCGCAAGCTGGAGCTGAACACCGTTTGTGAGGAGGCGCGCTGCCCGAACGTCGGCGAGTGTTGGGGCGCCGGGACTGCCACCGTGATGATCCTCGGCCACACCTGCACTCGGGGTTGTCGCTTCTGTGCGGTGACCACGGGCAACCCGCGCGGCGCTGTGGACCCGCGGGAGCCCGAGCACGTGGGCAGGGCCCTTGCGAGCATCGGTCTTCGCTACGTGGTCTTGACCATGGTGGATCGCGATGATCTGCTCGACGGTGGCGCGCAGCACGTTGCAGAGACCGTGCACGCACTGCGGCGCCATCAACCCAGTTTGCTGGTCGAGACCCTGGTCGGAGACTTTGGCGGCCGCACCCGCGATCTGGACGTCGTGCTCGATGCCGCCCCGGACGTGTTCGCGCACAACGTCGAGGTCGTGCGTCGGTTGACGCCGCTGATCCGGGATCAACGCTCGGGCTACGAGCGCTCGCTGGAGGTCTTGCGCTACGCCAAGGTTCGGCATCCGGAGCGATTCGTGAAGAGCTCCGTGATGGTGGGCATCGGCGAGACCGACGCCGAGGTCGACGAGACGCTCGAAGACCTGAGGGCGGCGGGTGTGGATGTCGTCACGCTGGGCCAGTACCTGCGACCCAGCGAAAAACACACGGCGGTCGCGCGCTACGTGACGCCCGAACGCTTCGCCGAGTGGGCCAGCCGCGGCGCGACCCTCGGTTTTGCCCACGTTGCGTCGGGGCCACTCGTTCGGTCGAGCTACCATGCGGCGGAAGCCTTCGTGCTCGCGAGGCTCCGTCCCGGGCCGACCGGCCCGCTCGCTCCGGCCCGAGTCACTGTGGAACCCCCTGATCCAGCGCCTCCGGCGGGATTCGTCCCGAGCGCGCGCCTCGTCAGACGTCCCGCTGACGCCTGAGCGGGATTCGGCTAGTCTCGCCCGCCTCGAAAGGACCGGATGATGACCGACGAAAGCCTGCTCGGACGCGTGGCGACCAAGCTCAGCGAACCGCCGTCGTACGCGGAGCCGGGCCAGAAGGGGTCCATCCTCACGGTCGCCGCGGCGTCGTTTGGGAGCAAGCCCACCACCGACGACGTGACCCAGCCGACGGGCTTCGACCCAGAGGCCGCAGCGCTGTTCGAGGCCGTCGTCGAGAGCGCCTACCTGGTCGCCAACGCCGATGGGGACTTCGACCAGACGGAGCGGGCGGTGTTCGAGCAAGTGGTCGTGACCGCGTGTCAGGGGACCGTGGCCGAGGGGCAGGTCCACGCGCTGATCGAAGACCTGCGCGACCTGATGGAAGAAGACGGCATCGACAAACGCATCGCCATGGTCGCGCGCACGATTGCCAAGGTCGAGCATCAGCAGGAGGTGCTGCGGGTCGCCGCGCTCCTCGCCCACGTCTCCGGCGGCGTGAGTGACGTCGAGCGCGAGGTGCTGGTCAAGTTGCAACGCGCCTTCGGCCTGGATGACTCGGCGCTGGCGCGTGCGCTGGCGGAAGGCGAAGGCGCTTCCGGCTAGTGAGCACCGGCATCGTTCAGCTGTTTTGCGAGCACTGCCAGGTCTACCGCGCGCCGCACGAGACCCGCCTGGCGGGGCCGGCCCAGGCGGCCATCGCCGTGTGCGCCAGCTGCGGTGGCGCGCTGCGCAAGGAGGCGCAGCGGGTCACGCGCCCGCTCTCGGCGGAGCTGTTGCGTGCGTTCGTCTACCCCGCTCGGCCGGCGGTCGCGTTCTCGCTCGCTGTGACGGCGCTCGTGTCGGGCTTCCTGCGCTTCGTGCCGCTGATCGGCGGGCTCCTGTCGGCGACCCTGGTGATCGGGTACATCTTCATGGTGCTGCGCGCGAGCGCAGAGGGACGCGACGATCTCGCGGTGGACACCGACATCGCCGGGGGCCTGTCGGTCTGGATGGGACCCTTGGTGCGCTACCTGCTGACGTTCCTGGTGGCCTTTGCGCCGGCGCTGGCGGTGCTGATTGGCATGGGATGGGCGGCCGGTGCCCCGCTGGTCATCGCGGCCGCGGCGCTGGGAGTCCTCTACCTACCGGCGGGCATGATCATCGCGGCGCACGGCGACGGCTGCCTCTCACCTTTGTACCCAGTGCCAGCGGTGCAGCTGATCTTCCGCATCCCGCTGCCCTACCTGATCACGCTGGCATTTCTCTGCCTCAGTCTCGCGACCGGGGCTGCCCTGACCTGGGTCGTCGCGCGATTGCTCGGCGAGGTCCCCGTGCTCGGTGGATTGCTGATTCGCAGCGTCGGACTCCTGGGTCCGGTGGTGATGGCGCGACAGCTCGGCGTGCTGGTCCACGAGCACGGCGAAGAGCTCTGATCTGACGCGCCGCGTTGCGCTCCGCGAGCGGAATTTTGTCGGCCGTTTTACAGATTTGCAGCGTTGCGCTCTCCGCCCTTTGGTGAGCCCCGCGCTTGGTCTACGCTCCCTCGGCGCCCCGAGCCGGCACAGCGAGTGCCCGGCCCCTTCGGCGGAGCCGCATCCCGCGGGCGCTTCGGAGCACGATGACTTCAGCAGCAGAGAGCATCTACGAGCAGGCCGAACACGCCGACGACGTCGTGCGAGTGCTGCGCCCCGACGGAAGCCTGCAGGCGGACAGCGAGGCGGGAGTCTCGGCGGAAGAGGCCATTCATCTCTACCGGCACATGGTGCTGACGCGGCTCGTGGACGAGCGCCTCGTGACGCTTCAGCGCCAGGGCCGCATCGGCTTTCACATCGGTTCACTGGGTGAAGAGGCATCGATCATCGGTTCTGCGCACGCCATGCGCAAACAAGATTGGCTGTTCCCCTGTTACCGCGAGTTCGGCGCCGCGCTGCTCCGCGGCATGCCGCTGCAGCGTTACATGGACAACATGTTCGGTAACGCGAACGATCCGGTGCTCGGCCGCCAGATGCCCGACCACTACACCTGTCGCGATGCCCAGTTCGGCAGCGTGAGCTCACCCATCGGCACTCAGATCACCCAGGCCGTGGGGTTCGCTTGGGCAGCCAAGATCCAGAAGAAAGATCTGGCGGCGCTCGTCTACTTCGGTGAGGGCGCAACCAGCTCGAACGAGTTCCACAACGGCCTGAATTTCGCGGGTGTCTTCAAGACGCCGACGGTGTTCTTGTGCCGCAACAACGGCTGGGCCATCAGCGTGCCGACGGAGCGTCAGACCGCCAGTCAGACCTTCGCTGAGAAGGGTGTTGCGTACGGCGTTCCATCGCTGCGCGTCGATGGCAACGACCTGTTTGCGGTCATCGCCGTCACCCGCGACGCCGTGAGTCGAGCGGCGGCAGGCGAGGGGTCCACGCTGATCGAGGCCATCACGTACCGGATGAGCGGGCACTCGACCAGCGACGACCCGACGCGTTACCGGGACAAGAGCCTGCTCGACCCCTGGGCGGACAAAGATCCGCTCGGGCGCCTCAAGCGCTATCTGGAGAGGCAGGGCCTGTATAGCGACGCGGAAGAGCAGAAGATGCGAGGCGAGATCGACGAGCGCATCAAGGCCGCCATCGACACCGCGGAGAAGACCGCACCGCCCGCACTCGAGACGATGTTCGAGGGGGTGTACGAAAAGCTGCCCTGGCACCTGAAAGAGCAGCAAGACGCGCTGCTCGAAGGCCCCCGCGCTCCGAGCGCGCACCACTGACTAGAGGAAGAGAAGCGCGATGACTACGATGAACATGGTTCAAGCCATCAACGACGCGCTGCGCATCGCGATGCGCAAGGACGAGCGTGTGGTGGTGATGGGTGAAGACGTCGGTAAGGTCGGCGGAGTCTTCCGCGTGACCAGCGGCTTGTACGACGAGTTCGGTGATAGCCGCGTGGTCGACACGCCGCTCAGCGAGGGTGGCATCATCGGCGCCGCCTGCGGCATGGCCCTGTACGGCATGATCCCCGTGCCCGAGATCCAGTTCTCGGATTTCATCTGGCCCGCCTACGACCAGATCGTGAGCGAGGTCGCCAAGTACCGCTATCGTTCCGGCGGCGAATATACCTCGAAGATGGTGATCCGAACCCCGGTCGGCGGCGGGATCCGCGGCGGCCACTACCACTCCCAGCACCCCGAGGCGCAGTTCATCCACGTGGCAGGCCTCAAGGTGGTCTGCCCGTCGAATCCCTACGACGCCAAGGGGCTCTTGCTGGCGTCGATCGCCGACCCAGATCCGGTGCTCT
Coding sequences within:
- a CDS encoding SUMF1/EgtB/PvdO family nonheme iron enzyme codes for the protein MTQAQYAKFLEEQKVVVTPTGLSACGTDYSLDTGAGCPDLSAGNDLDFPVRCVNWCSAYAYCKWAGKRLCGAIPTGPSGDGNEAKASVNQWFAACAGPTALDDYSYGPSYEPKRCADVPALGAVGVKTKDKCVSFSSGAFGMSGNVREWEDSCSGSSVATAPCRTRGGSYNEAEGNLKCSSWLSEPRDKQAPEIGFRCCWDPSVKP
- the gatB gene encoding Asp-tRNA(Asn)/Glu-tRNA(Gln) amidotransferase subunit GatB, producing MGPVPPAGQENPASKLIPPAPVAPPTPAPPPFGLPPVVLPPVLAPPVLAPPVFAPPVPLPPLPCASFVVDDEQAPNSANGPAITRTPRTRTRPSLSARAAPRIIAEFSRAERRGTGRLVTSEYEPVIGLEVHAQLLTETKLFCGCATRFGETPNQNVCPVCLGLPGSLPVINRRAVELAVRAATALGCTVHERSIFARKNYFYPDLPKGYQISQFERPLATGGHLDLELDGRVKRARLTRIHMEEDAGKNVHGVGGDSLVDLNRAGTPLMEIVGEPDLGSAAEAAAYLRALRDVLVALGVNDGNLEEGSFRCDANVSVRPVGTSTLGTRTEIKNVNSFRFVQRAIELEISRQISVLAAGGRVIQETRGFDADAGRTYSLRSKEEAHDYRYFPDPDLPPLGVDDALRAAALADLPELPAAKRARYQTELGLSAQTALVLTGHPATGRFFEQTLLGYPDAVKAANFIQTEVLRDAKLHGLQASFSVSPAQVAELLGLIDARKISGKQAKEVFAAISGSADMPVDVVQARGLAVVADESQLLPICQRLIADNPKQAEQVRAGKKGMLGFFVGQVMKATGGAADPQLVSQLFDRLLQGPTS
- the mtnA gene encoding S-methyl-5-thioribose-1-phosphate isomerase, with amino-acid sequence MPIDHKHPISGASYSAVELAEDNAAVLMLDQRRLPTEEIYERLRSSSEVARGIRDMVVRGAPAIGVAAAYGVVLAARQAKSLDELGALALEIRSARPTAVNLMWAVDRMLSAAQAFGRVDVAMLAAEARTLHRDDVAANRKLGALGAERVPDGATILTHCNAGALATGGYGSALGVIRAAVGAGKRVRVLADETRPYLQGLRLTAWELHQDGIPVEILTDGMAGWFFAQNAIDLSVVGADRIARNGDVANKIGTYSVACLSRAHERPFYVAAPWSTVDVDCATGESIPIEERSPTEITHFGGRRIAPEGVGARNPAFDVTPARLVNAIFTERGVIDPVNESSVTRLAGGA
- a CDS encoding VWA domain-containing protein, whose translation is MRRPLRNPGSALGLSLCFLLAACSANDGGGGQGGAGAGGSGGLAIGGSGGSLNVGGGGSGGAAGSSGGTTGVCDQAVDIVFVMDVSTSMGAFLSKLAGEIEAVDKAVQTLNLKQPPHYGLVVFVDDTLFANSSQPYSDVAALKTDFQSWASFTSSNQQTAGETPTRPTRRTASTVCIAQRRSSPGGRSRARCAS
- the lipA gene encoding lipoyl synthase, with amino-acid sequence MLGRRDPKPAWLKVKAPGGERYTALKQTFRKLELNTVCEEARCPNVGECWGAGTATVMILGHTCTRGCRFCAVTTGNPRGAVDPREPEHVGRALASIGLRYVVLTMVDRDDLLDGGAQHVAETVHALRRHQPSLLVETLVGDFGGRTRDLDVVLDAAPDVFAHNVEVVRRLTPLIRDQRSGYERSLEVLRYAKVRHPERFVKSSVMVGIGETDAEVDETLEDLRAAGVDVVTLGQYLRPSEKHTAVARYVTPERFAEWASRGATLGFAHVASGPLVRSSYHAAEAFVLARLRPGPTGPLAPARVTVEPPDPAPPAGFVPSARLVRRPADA
- a CDS encoding tellurite resistance TerB family protein — protein: MTDESLLGRVATKLSEPPSYAEPGQKGSILTVAAASFGSKPTTDDVTQPTGFDPEAAALFEAVVESAYLVANADGDFDQTERAVFEQVVVTACQGTVAEGQVHALIEDLRDLMEEDGIDKRIAMVARTIAKVEHQQEVLRVAALLAHVSGGVSDVEREVLVKLQRAFGLDDSALARALAEGEGASG
- a CDS encoding thiamine pyrophosphate-dependent dehydrogenase E1 component subunit alpha, whose translation is MTSAAESIYEQAEHADDVVRVLRPDGSLQADSEAGVSAEEAIHLYRHMVLTRLVDERLVTLQRQGRIGFHIGSLGEEASIIGSAHAMRKQDWLFPCYREFGAALLRGMPLQRYMDNMFGNANDPVLGRQMPDHYTCRDAQFGSVSSPIGTQITQAVGFAWAAKIQKKDLAALVYFGEGATSSNEFHNGLNFAGVFKTPTVFLCRNNGWAISVPTERQTASQTFAEKGVAYGVPSLRVDGNDLFAVIAVTRDAVSRAAAGEGSTLIEAITYRMSGHSTSDDPTRYRDKSLLDPWADKDPLGRLKRYLERQGLYSDAEEQKMRGEIDERIKAAIDTAEKTAPPALETMFEGVYEKLPWHLKEQQDALLEGPRAPSAHH
- a CDS encoding alpha-ketoacid dehydrogenase subunit beta: MTTMNMVQAINDALRIAMRKDERVVVMGEDVGKVGGVFRVTSGLYDEFGDSRVVDTPLSEGGIIGAACGMALYGMIPVPEIQFSDFIWPAYDQIVSEVAKYRYRSGGEYTSKMVIRTPVGGGIRGGHYHSQHPEAQFIHVAGLKVVCPSNPYDAKGLLLASIADPDPVLFFEPKRVYRAAKGDVPEGEYTVPLESAAIVREGSQVTVIAYGAMLYEALDAAQKAAEQGVDAEVLDLRTLWPVDIETIITSVKKTGRLVIVHEAPRTCGFGSELLSLVIEKAFYHLEAPPARVTGYDTPFPYTLEMEYLPLSHRILPALLETARAA